CGAATCCATCGGGATCTTGTCGTACACCTCGCGCTGGACGAAGTGCGTGACGGCGGTGAACTCTCGCTTCTTCTGCAGCTCCCGCGCGATCGCCGGCCACCGATCGATGCGCCGCCGTTCGGCGTCGCGACGGAGCTGGCGCTCGAACACCTGGTTCCTGATCTCTTCCTCGAGCTGCTGCTCGTGCTCGATGCGCGGGCGATAGATCGGGTTCAGCGCCTGCCAGGCCTTCAAGACCTCAGCCACCGTGAACGAGCCCTGATTGCTCCACGCCACCGCCCTCGGCAGATCGAGCGAGTCCACGCGTGGCATGGTGCCGAGCATGCGGAGCTGCGCCATCAGCGACGACTCGGGCGCGGGCTTGGGGATGGCGGCGAACGCCCGGGTGAGTTTGCGGGTCATTGCGGGGTCGAAGCGGAGGGCGATCCGCGTGGCGAAGCTGTCCCGGGCCATAATGCCCAGGGTGCGGGGATCCGAGGTCGTGTCCCCCTGGGCGCGCACCCGCTGGCGCAGGTCCACCATGGCCGAGTCGAGCGTCACCTCGAGCATGAGCTGGTCCCGCAGGCCCGCGTAGCCGGTGCTCTCGTCCGCCGTCCAGACCCACTTCTCGCGCAGGGCCGCCTCGCCCAGAGCCTCCTTGCCGATCAGGAGATCGAGAAACTGCCGGGCCCCCCTCGGGGTAAGAGAGTCGGGTCGGGCCGGGGGGCTCACCTCTGCCCAGGCGGCATAGAAGCCGGACCGCGTCACCTCGCGGTGACTGGCCACCCGGGCCAGCAGGGTGTCCGGCATGGGGCGGGCTTCGGATTCCGCCCGGGGTGGCGCCGCGGCACCCGGAACCCATCCGAGCAGCAGGAATACGATCCAACGGTAGCGGTGGAGCGCGTGGCGCACTCTGAGTCACTCCCATGGCCGACGACGGGCCGCACACTCTAGCATGGCCCATTGCTTCCCCTTTTTCCCCGGCCTCTCTAGACTTCCCGACTTCATGCGCCCCCTTCGCACCGTCGCGCTGGCCGCCTGCAGCCTGTTCCTGGCGTCTTCCGTGGCCCGGGCGGCCGAGGTCCGGGTGGTCTCGAGCGATGCTCGGGGCGTCACCCTGACGCTCGACGTCACCGACTGGCGCCTCGATCCGACCGGGGTCGGCGAGCGGCTGCTGCCGTTCGTCGACGGCCTGGAGCGCAGCGGGCTGACGGGCCGGCCGCGGCTCCCCTTCGGGCGCGCCCTGCTGGCCCTGCCACCGGGCGCGCGGCCGATCGCCCGGGTGGTGTCGGGGGGCGCGATCGAGACCCGCGAGGGCGTCCATCTGGCGATCGCCGCCCGCTCGCGGCTCGTCCCCGACGAGAAATTCGGCTTCATCCCGGTGCTCGAGGACACGGTTCCGATCCGCGACGGCCCCTGGCCGCCGCAGCCCTTCTCGGTCGGCGATCCCTCGAGCATGCGCGATCGGCGCATCGTGGCGGTCGAGCTCTATCCGTTCCAGTACGACGAAGCCTCCGCTCGCCTCACGCTCACGCACCAGCTCACGGTGCGCGTGGATTTCGTCGGCACGAGCGCGCCCGGCCCGACGATCGGCACGCTGCCCGAGACCCCCGACGCCCACGAGGAGGCGCTGTTCGGCAGCCAGATCGCCAACTGGAAGGACGCGAGATCCTGGCGCGCCGCTCGCCCGCGATTCACGGAAGGCGCGCTGTTCGGTCGCCGAGCGGGCGCCGCGCGAGCCCTCGGAACCGGGACATGGGACGAGAACGCTCCCGAGGTGCGCGTGCGCATCGACACCACCGGAGTCTACGAGCTGGACTACGACACGCTCGCGGTCTACGGCTACCCCGCCGGCACCCCGATCGCCGAAGTCAGCGTTCACCGCCACGAGTACCTCGAGAACGCAAGCCCGCCCTACATGACGGTCGAGCTGCCGATCGAGGTGGATGATTTCAACAACAACGGCGTGTTCGACTCCGGCGACCGCATCGTGCTGTGGGTATGGGACTGGGCGCAGCGCTCGCGCGCCTCGCAGGCGCTGCGCTGCTGGGGGGACGCCGAGGTCATCTACGCCACCGCGAAGCCGGGGGGGAGCGGCGCGCGCATCGCGCATCGCAACGCCTGGCTCGGCCGCAACGATCTCACGCCGCTCACCTCGTATCCCTGGCGCCAGCGCTACAAGCAGAATCTCCAGTACATGACCTTCCCGCCCGACACCGTCGTGGATCCGTATCTGTGGACCAACGTCTCGATCTACACCGCGCCCGACGCCTTTCCGTTCGAGACCAACAATCTCGATGCCGCTCAGCCCGCTTCCTTCACCGTGAACTGGATGGGAGTGGGCGGCACGCCGCACATCAACTGGGCCACCGTCACCAATCGACTCGGCCAGGTGTCGAGCGTGGTGGACTCGGTGGTCTGGTCGGGACTCGTCTATTTTCCGGTCACCGGAAACGTTCCGGCCGGCGCCCTCACCGAAGGCCCGACCAACACGCTCAAGGTGTGGGGAAAGACCGACAACACGCCGAGTGGTAACAACGTCGGCCTCTCGGGCGTTCACTCCTTCGACCTCACCTACTGGCGCGGCTACGTGCCGCTGCGCGGTTATCTCAGCTGCAACAGCGGTACGCAGTCGAGCGACTACGAGATCCGTGCCGGGCCGTTCAGCGACGCGCCGTCGGTGCGCGCCTACGACGTCACCGATTCGCTCAACCCGGTACGCCTCGACAACGTCACCTTCGAGACCGTCGGCTTTTCGGTCTATCTCCACCTCCAGGATCCGGCGCCACCGGCGCGGCGCCAGTACGTGATCGAGGAGCTGCCGCGCGTGCCCGCCCCCGGCGCTTTCGCGCGTGTCACGCGCTACGGGGTGTTCAATCAGACCTCGGGCGACTACCTGATCATCGCGCCCGAGGGATTCGTCTCCGCCGCCCAGCCGCTCGCCACGCTCCACGCCAACCAGGGGCTGCAGGTGGTGATGGCGCCGCTCGAGGGCGTCTACGACGAATTCAACGGCGGGCGGCGCTCGCCCTACGCCATCAAGCGCTTCATCCGCTACGCCTACATTCGCTGGAACGCCAAGTACGTGCTGCTGGTGGGCGACGGCAGCGAGGATCCGCAGCGGTTCATGCCGACCTCGAGCCCCGACATCGTTCCGGTGCAGCGGGTGCTGGGACCGGTCGCGGCCTTCCTGCCGAGCGGCGACTACCTGCGCGAAGCCATCCCGGGCGATTCGTGGTACGCATTCTGTCTCACCTGCACCGACCCGTCGGCGTCGAATCCGCTGCTCGATGTCTCGCTGGGGCGCCTCCCGGCGGGCACGGTCGCCGACGTCACCGCGATGGTGAACAAGATCGTCCACTACGACGATCTCTCGGGCGATCAGACCTGGCGGCGCAACATGCTGTTCACCTCGGACGACCAGTTCTCGGGCGCCACCACCTTCGGCGGCGGATCGAGTGGCAACAGTTACTGCCGGCACCCCGAGGAAGGCGCGTTCCGCGCGATCAACGAGATCGCGGATTCGCTGGTGCTGAAGACCGCGGGGCTCTCGCAGACCAATCTCGAGCTGTTCAACCTGTCGTACTACCTGCCGAATCGGCCCGGCGATTTCTGCACCAACTGCCCGTCCGACACTTGCCGGCTGAGCCAGACGACCTTCCAGTCACGCGCGCGCCTCACCGCCACGCCGGCGCTGTTCTCGAAGCTCAACGCCGGCCAGATGTGGTGGAACT
The DNA window shown above is from Candidatus Sulfotelmatobacter sp. and carries:
- a CDS encoding peptidylprolyl isomerase: MPDTLLARVASHREVTRSGFYAAWAEVSPPARPDSLTPRGARQFLDLLIGKEALGEAALREKWVWTADESTGYAGLRDQLMLEVTLDSAMVDLRQRVRAQGDTTSDPRTLGIMARDSFATRIALRFDPAMTRKLTRAFAAIPKPAPESSLMAQLRMLGTMPRVDSLDLPRAVAWSNQGSFTVAEVLKAWQALNPIYRPRIEHEQQLEEEIRNQVFERQLRRDAERRRIDRWPAIARELQKKREFTAVTHFVQREVYDKIPMDSVTIERFYDQDPAHWSLPERVSLTQMEFPSRAGAEQMKAQLLIPARAESLVAMGARAGVNYDLEVSMESDSALFARAKRAGKDAVLGPDSVEGGWRVARVLGVNPARTRSFREVRILVSKKWFDLEAERRMQELLKSCRAATTVEINDRAVAL
- a CDS encoding C25 family cysteine peptidase, yielding MRPLRTVALAACSLFLASSVARAAEVRVVSSDARGVTLTLDVTDWRLDPTGVGERLLPFVDGLERSGLTGRPRLPFGRALLALPPGARPIARVVSGGAIETREGVHLAIAARSRLVPDEKFGFIPVLEDTVPIRDGPWPPQPFSVGDPSSMRDRRIVAVELYPFQYDEASARLTLTHQLTVRVDFVGTSAPGPTIGTLPETPDAHEEALFGSQIANWKDARSWRAARPRFTEGALFGRRAGAARALGTGTWDENAPEVRVRIDTTGVYELDYDTLAVYGYPAGTPIAEVSVHRHEYLENASPPYMTVELPIEVDDFNNNGVFDSGDRIVLWVWDWAQRSRASQALRCWGDAEVIYATAKPGGSGARIAHRNAWLGRNDLTPLTSYPWRQRYKQNLQYMTFPPDTVVDPYLWTNVSIYTAPDAFPFETNNLDAAQPASFTVNWMGVGGTPHINWATVTNRLGQVSSVVDSVVWSGLVYFPVTGNVPAGALTEGPTNTLKVWGKTDNTPSGNNVGLSGVHSFDLTYWRGYVPLRGYLSCNSGTQSSDYEIRAGPFSDAPSVRAYDVTDSLNPVRLDNVTFETVGFSVYLHLQDPAPPARRQYVIEELPRVPAPGAFARVTRYGVFNQTSGDYLIIAPEGFVSAAQPLATLHANQGLQVVMAPLEGVYDEFNGGRRSPYAIKRFIRYAYIRWNAKYVLLVGDGSEDPQRFMPTSSPDIVPVQRVLGPVAAFLPSGDYLREAIPGDSWYAFCLTCTDPSASNPLLDVSLGRLPAGTVADVTAMVNKIVHYDDLSGDQTWRRNMLFTSDDQFSGATTFGGGSSGNSYCRHPEEGAFRAINEIADSLVLKTAGLSQTNLELFNLSYYLPNRPGDFCTNCPSDTCRLSQTTFQSRARLTATPALFSKLNAGQMWWNYQGHANEYVMSHESFYLNQAPNYDHLQFQNDGKPCLFSAFSCHGNSFARIRGGTNDGTFGPCFGEAMVTLPNRGAIASFASAGFELIPSDPTRHMQVHMTKAMFVNPPRDEQLGDRGARGVLGEILQATYLANFSAHFSSPLEQGVAISYNLLGDPATRLSLGPPQSVVTANALPVVSGQDIRLHTAGDTLRLEADLVSNVRLDSLSLVRTGPGNLTNVIWRSVNPPPAGLLVTPAFPDTAKSAAVTGGRRFHLTLSDTLLADTYKYSFRSVDRYGQLTNFDADFGFTTVLQVGGQTVADGDIVSPTAALTMLVRSPRPLNPLTDLTLTANGVPQPFSAGAANGDPSGREWLLSWTHAPYSADVTTLQISAEGGATQYHSFRVAGAGSGIRLDNAMVFPNPFDDDYLRALNPGRDVATVFSFNLVSPSPADVTLRVYTISGRLIYQRTEPGLDASYHQMEWNGLDAEGSPLANGIYFYKLLARSGSQTTSVAGRLVKLRRPHHID